A window of the Sebaldella sp. S0638 genome harbors these coding sequences:
- a CDS encoding ATP-binding cassette domain-containing protein, with amino-acid sequence MIKFQNINKSFRNQKVLNNINLNINSGELTVLIGPSGCGKTTTLKMINRLIHPTSGHIFINGENIEKKDIIKLRRKIGYVIQQTGLFPHMTVKENIEIIPRLEHINSDEISKKTVELMKMIDLNPDEYLYRFPAQLSGGQIRE; translated from the coding sequence ATGATAAAATTTCAAAATATCAACAAAAGTTTCAGAAATCAAAAAGTTTTGAATAATATTAATTTAAATATTAACAGCGGAGAACTAACAGTTCTCATAGGCCCCAGCGGCTGCGGAAAGACAACTACGCTGAAGATGATAAACAGACTTATCCACCCCACTTCAGGACATATTTTTATAAACGGAGAAAATATTGAAAAAAAGGATATTATAAAGCTGCGTAGAAAAATAGGCTATGTTATACAGCAGACAGGGCTTTTCCCCCATATGACCGTAAAGGAAAACATAGAAATCATACCCCGTCTGGAGCATATAAACAGTGATGAAATATCAAAAAAGACTGTAGAATTAATGAAAATGATCGACCTTAATCCCGATGAATATCTGTATCGTTTTCCGGCACAACTCAGCGGCGGTCAGATCAGAGAGTAG
- a CDS encoding CBS domain-containing protein — translation MDEPFSALDPISRNQLQQELIALQEKMKKTIVFVTHDMDEAVKIADRICIMNNGEIVQADTPENILKKPINEFVSNFVGRNRIWTVPDLIKAKDIMIKNPVTANRDELLCNCIEKMRENKVDSIFIVGDDNRLEGLITIRTLQDLRSANVKASEVMNKTLFTIYEDYSILNLLQLITDNNLSAIPVVDKQQRLKGLITPGTLVTSLSMQYLDNEKAGDTNELS, via the coding sequence ATGGATGAGCCGTTTTCCGCGCTTGATCCTATCAGCAGAAACCAGCTTCAGCAGGAACTCATTGCACTTCAGGAGAAAATGAAAAAGACTATTGTTTTCGTCACACATGATATGGATGAGGCGGTAAAAATAGCTGACAGAATATGTATTATGAACAATGGTGAGATAGTACAGGCTGATACACCGGAAAATATACTGAAAAAACCTATTAATGAATTTGTAAGTAATTTTGTAGGAAGAAACAGAATATGGACTGTGCCTGATTTGATAAAAGCGAAAGATATTATGATAAAAAATCCTGTTACAGCAAACAGGGACGAACTACTGTGCAACTGTATTGAAAAAATGCGTGAAAATAAGGTAGACAGTATATTTATAGTGGGTGATGACAATAGACTTGAAGGGCTAATCACCATCCGTACACTTCAGGATTTACGCTCAGCTAATGTCAAGGCATCAGAGGTTATGAATAAGACTCTTTTCACCATCTATGAGGATTACAGTATACTGAATCTTTTACAGCTAATTACTGACAATAATCTTTCTGCTATACCTGTGGTAGATAAACAGCAGAGACTAAAAGGTCTTATTACTCCGGGAACACTTGTAACTTCACTTAGTATGCAGTACCTCGACAATGAAAAGGCAGGTGATACTAATGAACTTTCTTAG
- a CDS encoding glycine betaine ABC transporter substrate-binding protein, producing MNFLSYVAENYQYILSLAFAHIKLTFIAVLLAIMIGVPLGILINTYKSLSKGIIGIINLIQAIPSLALLGLFIPLLGIGVLPAIAVVILYSLLPIVKNTYTGLNAINPQTLEASKGIGMTRLQRLFKVKLPLALPIIMAGIRISSVTAVGLMTVAAFIGAGGLGSLIFAGIQTVNYNKILAGAIPACILALAIDFFVGKIEYFVTPLPLRKGKTIISEQTIAKNKRIRKYGLISIILLAFIIAGTIFYTTMENKKKITVGSKSFSEQVILGNMVSDIIEEHTDLKVDRKLRLGSTQITFTGITNAEIDVYVEYTGTALVNILQLPSSSDTDYAYNTVKNEFDKRYGLKLLKPLGFNNTYTIATTKEIKEKYNLNKISDLKAVSKEFTLSPTIEFSNRPDGLPGFLKAYDMEFKAVNPVEGALRYSAIESGKSQVIDAFSTDGLLKAFELEVLEDDMHFFPPYYAVPIVRKEILEKYPQLEEAINKLAGQIDDQTMRELNYKVDKLGMEPDKVAREFLIERGFIKEK from the coding sequence ATGAACTTTCTTAGTTATGTAGCTGAAAATTATCAATATATCCTCAGTCTTGCATTTGCACATATAAAGCTTACATTTATTGCTGTACTGCTTGCAATAATGATAGGAGTACCTCTGGGTATATTAATTAATACATATAAGAGTCTTTCCAAAGGCATTATAGGAATTATAAATCTTATACAGGCTATTCCGAGTCTGGCTCTTCTGGGGCTTTTTATACCGCTGCTTGGTATAGGCGTGCTGCCGGCAATAGCTGTGGTAATACTGTATTCCCTGCTCCCCATTGTAAAAAACACCTATACAGGACTAAATGCAATTAACCCGCAGACTCTGGAAGCATCAAAAGGGATTGGAATGACAAGGCTTCAAAGACTTTTTAAAGTGAAGCTGCCCCTTGCATTGCCTATAATAATGGCGGGAATCAGAATTTCATCAGTTACTGCTGTGGGACTTATGACAGTGGCGGCATTTATCGGTGCAGGCGGTCTTGGTTCACTGATTTTTGCAGGTATCCAGACTGTAAACTATAATAAAATTCTGGCTGGTGCAATTCCGGCATGTATACTGGCACTTGCCATAGACTTTTTCGTAGGTAAAATTGAGTATTTTGTTACTCCGCTTCCTCTTCGAAAAGGAAAAACCATAATTTCGGAACAGACAATTGCTAAAAATAAAAGAATAAGAAAATATGGACTTATCTCTATTATTTTACTTGCTTTTATTATAGCCGGTACGATTTTTTATACAACAATGGAAAATAAGAAAAAGATAACTGTGGGGTCAAAGAGCTTTTCCGAACAGGTTATTCTGGGAAATATGGTTTCTGATATAATAGAGGAACATACAGATCTGAAAGTAGACAGAAAGCTCAGACTGGGAAGTACACAGATAACTTTTACCGGTATCACAAATGCTGAAATTGATGTTTATGTGGAATATACAGGAACTGCACTCGTGAACATACTGCAGCTTCCAAGCAGCTCTGATACTGACTATGCTTATAATACTGTCAAAAATGAATTTGACAAGAGATATGGACTGAAACTTCTGAAACCGCTTGGTTTTAATAATACATACACTATTGCTACAACAAAGGAAATAAAAGAAAAATATAATTTAAACAAAATTTCCGACCTGAAAGCTGTGAGCAAAGAGTTTACGCTGTCACCTACAATAGAATTCAGCAACAGACCGGACGGACTTCCGGGATTTCTTAAGGCATATGATATGGAGTTCAAGGCTGTAAACCCTGTGGAAGGGGCTCTTAGATACAGTGCTATTGAGTCAGGAAAGAGTCAGGTTATAGATGCTTTCTCTACAGACGGACTTCTTAAAGCATTTGAGCTGGAAGTTCTTGAAGATGATATGCACTTTTTCCCGCCTTATTATGCTGTACCTATTGTAAGAAAAGAGATACTTGAGAAGTATCCTCAGCTGGAAGAGGCTATAAATAAGCTTGCCGGTCAGATAGATGATCAAACTATGAGAGAACTTAACTATAAAGTAGATAAACTAGGTATGGAGCCGGATAAGGTCGCACGTGAATTCCTTATCGAAAGAGGATTTATAAAAGAAAAGTAG